One Candidatus Paceibacterota bacterium DNA segment encodes these proteins:
- a CDS encoding phospholipid carrier-dependent glycosyltransferase, with protein sequence MITDKRALALIALLSIVTHWFLFGAPKETVFDEVHFGKFISGYATGEYYFDIHPPLGKLLIAGFGKLAGFKPEFGFAHIGAAYPDDSYKALRFLPTLAGTLIPLALFWLALLLGMRTPYAALVGVAAAVESALVVQSRFILLDAFLLLFGILTLCMYLRFRETAQWRFLIGVGIFGALAASIKWTGGAFLLLALIAEGMRIAKKEHTLSFRELSFFTVVPIALYATVFWVHLSLLPNTGPGDAFMSREFQARLSGNAAAEDPLLKSKGMLASIVELNMEMYRSNARLTATHPYGSPWYSWPLMTRSIFYWNSDKQVVAKTQIDGAWREVGVLPVEDRPGEKYKIYLIGNPLVWWGSSVAIGFLFFALRDPKKRTFAAVFIVGGYALSLLPFIGISRVMFLYHYFPALLFALLALGYLCDQANVSRRSLAVLGALACIVFIYFAPITYGLPLGEQAFSARMWLSTWR encoded by the coding sequence ATGATAACTGACAAACGCGCGCTCGCGCTCATTGCACTCTTAAGCATCGTGACTCACTGGTTCTTGTTTGGGGCTCCGAAAGAAACCGTGTTTGATGAAGTGCACTTCGGGAAGTTTATTTCTGGATATGCTACGGGTGAATACTATTTTGATATTCACCCACCACTAGGGAAGCTACTCATTGCGGGGTTTGGGAAGCTCGCTGGATTTAAGCCAGAGTTTGGCTTTGCACACATCGGAGCCGCGTACCCCGACGACTCCTATAAGGCGCTTCGCTTTCTCCCCACACTAGCGGGAACGCTGATCCCTTTGGCACTTTTTTGGCTCGCGCTGCTCCTGGGTATGCGTACACCATATGCTGCGCTTGTGGGCGTTGCAGCGGCGGTTGAAAGCGCGTTGGTGGTGCAGTCTCGGTTTATTCTTCTCGACGCGTTTTTGCTGCTTTTCGGCATTCTGACGCTGTGCATGTATCTGCGTTTTCGTGAAACGGCACAGTGGCGTTTTTTGATAGGGGTGGGCATCTTTGGTGCGCTCGCCGCGTCTATTAAGTGGACGGGCGGTGCGTTTTTGCTCCTCGCGCTCATCGCGGAGGGTATGCGGATTGCCAAAAAGGAACACACGCTTTCATTCCGAGAGCTTTCATTCTTTACGGTCGTTCCCATAGCACTCTATGCGACTGTATTTTGGGTACACCTTTCATTGTTGCCGAATACCGGCCCGGGTGATGCATTCATGAGCCGCGAATTCCAAGCGCGTCTTTCGGGGAATGCGGCAGCTGAAGATCCTCTCCTAAAGTCAAAAGGCATGCTTGCCAGTATTGTTGAATTAAATATGGAGATGTATCGCTCTAATGCGCGCCTGACCGCAACACATCCTTATGGGAGTCCGTGGTACTCTTGGCCACTCATGACGCGCAGCATTTTTTATTGGAATAGTGACAAGCAGGTGGTCGCAAAAACGCAGATTGACGGAGCGTGGCGTGAGGTTGGAGTGCTTCCCGTAGAGGATCGTCCGGGAGAGAAATATAAGATTTACTTAATCGGCAACCCGCTCGTGTGGTGGGGAAGTAGTGTGGCGATTGGTTTCCTCTTTTTTGCGCTTCGTGATCCCAAAAAGCGTACATTCGCGGCGGTCTTTATCGTGGGTGGGTACGCACTCTCACTCCTGCCCTTTATCGGCATCTCGCGGGTCATGTTCTTATATCATTACTTCCCAGCGCTTCTCTTTGCACTGCTTGCGCTCGGATATCTCTGTGATCAGGCAAACGTATCGCGACGTTCTCTTGCGGTGCTTGGCGCGCTTGCGTGTATTGTGTTCATATATTTTGCGCCTATCACCTACGGGCTTCCTCTTGGTGAGCAAGCATTCTCTGCGCGCATGTGGTTGAGTACTTGGCGCTAG
- a CDS encoding superoxide dismutase produces MSQEPKPLPYTSLDGISEKTLAIHHDKLYAGYVAKLKEIGEKLTALRNAGSPAGNATYSDLRALKDAETFAVNGVYLHEWYFDGLGGSGSPTEAPELSKALVEKWGSLEAGIQYFSACAMAARGWSVLAWDIKAQALKHYNADAHNQGGVWGCLPIIVLDVYEHAYFIDYGSDKAAYIAAFWKNFNWKVAEDLYVKARVVKL; encoded by the coding sequence ATGTCTCAAGAACCTAAACCACTTCCCTACACTTCACTGGATGGAATTTCCGAAAAAACACTCGCCATCCACCACGATAAGCTCTATGCAGGGTATGTCGCAAAGCTCAAAGAGATTGGGGAGAAATTAACTGCGTTGCGGAATGCTGGATCCCCAGCGGGCAACGCTACCTATTCAGATCTCCGCGCGCTCAAAGATGCGGAAACATTTGCTGTAAATGGCGTCTATCTTCATGAATGGTATTTTGATGGCCTTGGTGGTTCTGGCTCGCCCACCGAAGCACCAGAGCTCTCAAAAGCTCTCGTAGAAAAGTGGGGTTCGCTGGAAGCTGGGATCCAGTATTTCTCTGCGTGCGCAATGGCGGCTCGTGGATGGAGCGTCCTTGCATGGGATATAAAGGCGCAGGCTCTAAAGCACTATAACGCCGATGCGCACAACCAAGGCGGCGTCTGGGGCTGTTTGCCTATTATTGTGCTTGATGTCTACGAACACGCCTATTTTATTGACTATGGCTCAGATAAGGCGGCATATATTGCGGCCTTCTGGAAAAACTTCAACTGGAAAGTAGCGGAAGATCTCTACGTAAAAGCCCGCGTGGTAAAGCTCTAG
- a CDS encoding glutaredoxin domain-containing protein, giving the protein MPKITIYSTPWCGYCQQAKEYFKTKGWEYTEKDVQADAVAREEMINKTGQLGVPVIDINGKIVIGFDRPKIDQYAAS; this is encoded by the coding sequence ATGCCAAAGATTACTATCTATTCAACCCCATGGTGCGGCTACTGTCAGCAAGCGAAGGAATATTTCAAAACAAAAGGCTGGGAATACACCGAAAAAGATGTGCAAGCCGATGCTGTAGCACGTGAAGAAATGATCAATAAAACAGGCCAGCTCGGCGTACCTGTCATTGATATCAATGGAAAGATTGTCATCGGCTTTGATCGCCCAAAAATCGATCAATACGCCGCTTCATAA
- a CDS encoding FAD-dependent oxidoreductase, whose translation MRDLTIIGGSAAAITAGIYAARRGLNFVVVAKEFGGEVATSGEVGNWPGMPKTDGFTLAKQFKEHLDSYGAPTEDGVWVEAIVKEADGTFTVKGKRGDEVLSFQSRAVIVATGVHPRELGVPGEKEYRNKGVSYCTTCDGPIFAGKVTATVGGGNSALESALMLSDIASHVYVVNKNAAFKGDAMLMENLAKKKNVTVLYSALTTKIDGEQFVQKLVYTDGSGAEQSFAVDGVFVHIGNIPNSSIVPQEVVKDDIGQIVVDAYCATNVPGLFAAGDVTNVPFNQIVIATGQGCIAALAAVQYLNRQS comes from the coding sequence ATGCGAGATTTAACGATTATTGGCGGCTCAGCGGCAGCGATTACGGCGGGTATCTATGCGGCGCGGCGTGGTTTGAACTTTGTAGTAGTAGCCAAAGAATTTGGTGGGGAGGTGGCTACTTCTGGAGAAGTGGGCAACTGGCCAGGTATGCCGAAAACCGATGGTTTCACGCTCGCAAAACAGTTTAAGGAGCATCTCGACTCATACGGAGCTCCTACAGAAGATGGCGTGTGGGTGGAGGCAATTGTGAAAGAGGCAGACGGAACGTTTACCGTGAAGGGTAAGCGTGGTGATGAAGTGCTTTCTTTCCAATCTCGCGCTGTGATTGTGGCAACGGGGGTCCATCCTCGTGAGCTTGGCGTGCCAGGGGAGAAGGAATATCGCAATAAAGGCGTGAGCTACTGCACAACCTGCGACGGCCCCATCTTTGCTGGCAAAGTGACAGCAACTGTTGGGGGTGGCAACTCAGCGCTCGAGTCGGCTCTCATGCTTTCTGACATCGCATCGCATGTGTATGTAGTGAATAAAAACGCGGCGTTCAAGGGTGACGCTATGTTGATGGAAAATCTGGCGAAGAAGAAAAATGTCACCGTGCTCTACAGCGCGCTTACTACGAAAATTGATGGTGAGCAATTTGTGCAGAAATTAGTGTATACGGATGGTAGCGGCGCAGAACAATCATTCGCAGTAGATGGCGTTTTCGTGCATATTGGGAATATCCCTAATTCGTCGATTGTGCCCCAAGAGGTGGTAAAAGATGATATCGGACAAATCGTTGTTGATGCCTATTGCGCCACGAATGTGCCCGGGCTTTTTGCGGCGGGTGACGTGACGAACGTACCGTTTAACCAAATTGTGATTGCGACTGGACAGGGGTGTATCGCAGCACTGGCGGCGGTCCAGTATCTCAATCGTCAATCGTAA